A stretch of the Myxococcales bacterium genome encodes the following:
- a CDS encoding iron ABC transporter permease, with protein sequence MTPGRGRPARAVLVCAGACLVAVGLGVAFGSEPVSLVKAATDPDSFDRAAVALRLPRVLLGAAAGAGLSVVGVALQAALRNPLAEPYVLGVSGGAALGATLAIVLGITAATALGASVLPLFALVGGLAAMALVHGVARGGARSGSGRGGAASLLLVGVVVNAFASALITFLKSLVSAQQAQALLYWLVGFLDAPRPGALAFVWLYTLLGAGAILRDAPRLNLLALGDETAESLGVDVTALSRRTLLASSLVVGAVVSVTGLIGFVGLVVPHALRRVLGPDARTLVPASFFAGAALLVVCDLASRLAFRGLGTVPPVGAVTALLGGPAFLFLLRRERL encoded by the coding sequence GTGACGCCGGGGAGGGGCCGCCCCGCGCGGGCCGTGCTCGTGTGCGCCGGCGCGTGCCTCGTGGCCGTGGGGCTCGGCGTGGCGTTCGGGTCCGAGCCTGTCTCCCTCGTGAAGGCCGCGACCGATCCCGACAGCTTCGACCGCGCCGCCGTGGCCCTCCGCCTGCCGCGGGTGCTGCTCGGCGCTGCCGCGGGCGCGGGCCTCTCGGTGGTGGGCGTGGCGCTGCAGGCCGCGCTCCGAAACCCCCTCGCCGAGCCCTACGTGCTCGGCGTCTCCGGGGGGGCCGCGCTCGGCGCCACGCTGGCGATCGTGCTCGGAATCACGGCCGCCACGGCGCTCGGCGCGTCGGTGCTCCCGCTCTTCGCGCTGGTCGGTGGCCTCGCCGCGATGGCGCTCGTGCACGGCGTCGCGCGGGGCGGCGCGCGAAGTGGCTCGGGCCGAGGCGGCGCCGCCTCCCTCTTGCTCGTGGGCGTCGTCGTGAACGCCTTCGCGTCGGCGCTCATCACCTTCCTCAAGAGCCTCGTCTCGGCGCAGCAGGCGCAGGCGCTGCTCTACTGGCTCGTGGGCTTCCTCGACGCGCCTCGCCCCGGCGCGCTCGCGTTCGTGTGGCTCTACACGCTGCTCGGCGCGGGGGCCATCCTGCGCGACGCGCCGCGCCTCAACCTGCTCGCGCTGGGCGACGAGACCGCCGAGAGCCTCGGGGTCGACGTGACGGCCCTCAGCCGGCGCACGCTCCTCGCGTCGTCGCTCGTGGTCGGTGCGGTGGTGAGCGTCACGGGGCTCATCGGCTTCGTGGGCCTCGTGGTGCCGCACGCGCTCCGCCGCGTCCTCGGGCCCGACGCGCGCACCCTGGTGCCTGCCTCGTTCTTCGCGGGCGCCGCCCTCCTCGTGGTCTGCGATCTCGCGAGCCGCCTCGCCTTCCGCGGCCTCGGCACCGTGCCGCCCGTGGGCGCGGTCACGGCGCTGTTGGGCGGGCCGGCGTTCCTGTTCTTGCTCAGGCGAGAGCGGCTCTAG
- a CDS encoding type III pantothenate kinase, with protein sequence MLLTIDVGNTNIVYGLFDGERLTHQFRVESSRGRTSDEYAVVLRQLLDLAGVDSGLVTGAIVASVVPPLTEPMVALVQRAFGLEALVVGPKLRSGMPILYENPREVGADRIVNAVAAFERIKGACIVVDFGTATTFDCISPKGEYLGGVIAPGIHISADALFARAAKLPRVEIAKPPRVVGRNTVHSMQSGIVFGYVGLVDGLVARLVEELGYPCRTLATGGLARVIGPLSSRIEEVDDELTLVGLRLLYERNTERASERSSERATEAAT encoded by the coding sequence ATGCTGCTCACCATCGACGTCGGCAACACCAACATCGTCTACGGGCTCTTCGACGGCGAGCGCCTCACCCACCAGTTCCGGGTCGAGAGCAGCCGCGGCCGGACGTCCGACGAGTACGCGGTCGTGCTGCGGCAGCTCCTCGACCTCGCGGGCGTCGACTCGGGGCTGGTCACGGGCGCCATCGTCGCCAGCGTCGTGCCGCCGCTCACCGAGCCCATGGTGGCGCTCGTGCAGCGCGCCTTCGGGCTGGAGGCGCTGGTCGTCGGTCCCAAGCTGCGCTCGGGCATGCCCATCCTCTACGAGAACCCGAGGGAGGTCGGCGCCGACAGAATCGTGAACGCTGTCGCGGCGTTCGAGCGCATCAAGGGCGCGTGTATCGTGGTCGATTTCGGCACCGCCACCACGTTCGACTGCATCTCGCCGAAGGGCGAGTACCTTGGCGGCGTCATCGCGCCAGGCATCCACATCAGCGCCGACGCCCTCTTCGCCCGGGCGGCGAAGCTCCCTCGCGTCGAGATCGCCAAGCCGCCCAGAGTGGTCGGCCGCAACACCGTGCACTCGATGCAGTCGGGCATCGTGTTCGGCTACGTTGGCCTCGTCGATGGCCTCGTGGCCCGGCTCGTCGAGGAGCTCGGCTACCCCTGCCGCACCCTGGCGACCGGCGGCCTCGCGCGCGTCATCGGCCCGCTGTCGTCCCGCATCGAGGAGGTCGACGACGAGCTCACGCTGGTGGGGCTCCGGCTCCTGTACGAGCGCAACACCGAGCGCGCCAGTGAGCGCTCCAGTGAGCGCGCCACCGAAGCCGCGACGTGA
- a CDS encoding serine/threonine protein kinase, whose amino-acid sequence MAPGSEDARTVGRYAMHAPLASGGMATVHLGRLLGDVGFSRTVAIKRLHAQYAKDPEFVAMFLDEARLAARIRHANVIPTLDVVTEGEEVFLVMEYAPGESLWRLARAISERHARLPLRVVSSILVGILHGLHAAHEARDERGAPLNIVHRDVSPQNVLVGTDGVAKLLDFGVAKAAGRAQFTREGQLKGKLGYMPPEQLRGEPVTRAADIYAVGVVLWELITGERLFHGDNEGIIVVKVLRGEIASPFAVLQQSGLQLRPDDAHANLGELEQLVARALAPVPGQRHATAREMAIALEQAVPPAHSAEVAQWVELLAHDALARRAQAVEALERAPSSGVSPMSVSASAPPPPASSGLFSGVPTTGSDLRAHPSSLSVVTRSAPAAPITRDNPVLAALVGAGVGFFLVALAVIWRGVHTHGSAATEGRTPAPLVEKGAGAATAPPPAGAPPGVPAPLASASPLASASSAASAGLPAPSVATAPKAAPPAVAKPVHHAPAAAPPKLDCSPPYTTDAEGIRHFKPGCV is encoded by the coding sequence GTGGCCCCAGGCTCCGAGGACGCCCGCACCGTCGGGCGCTACGCGATGCACGCCCCGCTGGCGTCCGGCGGCATGGCCACCGTGCACCTCGGGCGGCTCCTCGGGGACGTGGGGTTCTCGCGCACCGTAGCCATCAAGCGGCTGCACGCGCAGTACGCGAAGGACCCCGAGTTCGTGGCGATGTTCCTCGACGAAGCGAGGCTCGCGGCGCGCATTCGCCACGCGAACGTCATCCCCACGCTCGACGTCGTGACCGAGGGCGAGGAGGTGTTCCTCGTCATGGAGTACGCGCCGGGCGAGTCGCTCTGGCGGCTCGCGCGGGCCATCAGCGAGCGCCACGCGCGCCTTCCGCTGCGGGTCGTGTCGTCGATCCTGGTGGGCATCCTCCACGGCCTCCACGCGGCGCACGAGGCGCGCGACGAGCGCGGCGCGCCGCTCAACATCGTGCACCGGGACGTGTCGCCGCAGAACGTGCTCGTCGGCACCGACGGTGTCGCGAAGCTGCTCGACTTCGGCGTGGCCAAGGCCGCGGGCCGGGCCCAGTTCACGCGCGAGGGGCAGCTCAAAGGCAAGCTCGGCTACATGCCGCCCGAGCAGCTCCGCGGTGAGCCGGTCACGCGCGCCGCCGACATCTACGCGGTAGGTGTGGTGCTGTGGGAGCTCATCACGGGCGAGCGCCTCTTCCACGGCGACAACGAGGGCATCATCGTGGTGAAGGTGCTCCGCGGCGAGATCGCTTCGCCCTTCGCCGTGCTCCAGCAGAGCGGGCTCCAACTCCGGCCCGACGACGCCCACGCGAACCTCGGCGAGCTCGAGCAGCTCGTCGCGCGAGCCCTCGCGCCGGTGCCCGGGCAGCGCCACGCCACCGCGCGCGAGATGGCCATCGCGCTGGAGCAGGCCGTGCCTCCCGCCCACTCGGCGGAGGTCGCCCAGTGGGTCGAGCTGCTCGCGCACGACGCACTGGCGCGTCGCGCCCAAGCGGTGGAGGCCCTGGAGCGCGCCCCCTCTTCCGGCGTCTCCCCGATGAGCGTGTCGGCGTCGGCGCCCCCGCCGCCCGCGTCGAGCGGTCTGTTCTCGGGGGTCCCCACCACCGGAAGCGATCTCCGCGCGCACCCCTCGAGCCTCTCGGTGGTCACACGCAGCGCGCCCGCGGCGCCCATCACGCGGGACAACCCGGTGCTCGCCGCCCTGGTCGGCGCGGGCGTCGGCTTCTTTCTCGTCGCGCTCGCCGTCATCTGGCGCGGCGTGCACACACACGGGTCCGCCGCCACGGAGGGCCGGACCCCCGCGCCCCTCGTCGAGAAGGGCGCGGGAGCCGCGACCGCGCCTCCCCCAGCGGGCGCGCCCCCGGGCGTGCCCGCGCCGCTCGCGTCGGCCTCGCCGCTCGCGTCGGCCTCGTCCGCCGCGTCCGCCGGGCTCCCTGCGCCCAGCGTGGCCACGGCCCCGAAGGCCGCGCCGCCCGCGGTCGCGAAGCCGGTCCACCACGCCCCCGCGGCGGCGCCACCCAAGCTCGATTGCTCGCCGCCGTACACCACCGACGCCGAGGGGATTCGGCACTTCAAGCCCGGCTGCGTGTAG
- a CDS encoding TonB-dependent receptor → MPPGRVHAPARGHLGGAPRVAPALALALTARLAVAAEPLEPAADATSEPASVRVRGARPGGFESRATEGDTPREVTDVASLLAPLPGVHVRRFGGDDSLATLSVRGSSSSQVAIVLGGVPLSGGSDPTLDLGSLPLWPGVQMRVYRSFAPAALGPGSLGGTLELRAPPVSGPPRTEVWSAVGSFGALRLRVGDSRTLGDGPDAPRVTAALSANRTDGDFTYVDALSLASSTRAERTRTNAGVAAANGLVQWSLPFRLSPTAARTARLTVLTLLQARRQGLAGTIKAPTTTEALTSTRALASVELAAPASAGSTLFARGWGRHNHLALRSRPDEAQLSGTPLSTSDTIVALGGSAGLRGRPTRGVSAEARLDGAGERFSPGTWVGALAPGGATRASAGLGADVEGRPAERLTLTASGRADLWHDAAAEGAGEDAARGTGHLGAQAELGALTLAAHGGHLARAPGFVERYGNRGAFLGSPGLRPEAATTLDLGASLGGRFRDLTTSLEVVGFSTWATDLIVFVPQGFYGRAKATNIGRARVLGGEVDARLEYDRLLLRASYTWLRTANDSACDVTAPSTAMGCAAPPLPGRPGHDLVLDVGLRVGAVRLRYGLDVVADLAADLTGAVRVPPRALQSVGARLLVGDATGRPGLDGLTLALDVSNLADLRTASYAGVLGPVEEPIGDLYEYPLPGRAFLLSARFTAGAGRERAIRVRSSPGPARPAPRAPGLGGSSRDPHVALASDAP, encoded by the coding sequence GTGCCGCCCGGACGTGTCCATGCGCCTGCCCGTGGCCACCTCGGCGGCGCCCCGCGTGTCGCGCCCGCGTTGGCGCTCGCGCTGACCGCGCGGCTCGCCGTGGCCGCGGAGCCCCTCGAGCCCGCGGCCGACGCGACGTCCGAGCCCGCGTCGGTGCGCGTCCGCGGCGCGCGCCCTGGGGGCTTCGAGTCCCGCGCGACCGAGGGCGACACGCCCCGCGAAGTCACCGACGTCGCGAGCCTGCTCGCTCCGCTGCCCGGCGTGCACGTCCGGCGCTTCGGCGGCGACGACTCGCTCGCGACCCTGTCCGTTCGGGGCTCGAGCTCGTCTCAGGTGGCGATCGTGCTCGGCGGCGTGCCGCTCAGCGGCGGCTCCGACCCCACCCTCGATCTCGGGTCCCTGCCGCTCTGGCCCGGCGTCCAAATGCGTGTATACCGCAGCTTTGCGCCCGCCGCGCTCGGGCCTGGCTCGCTGGGCGGGACCCTCGAGCTGCGCGCGCCGCCCGTCAGCGGCCCACCGCGCACCGAGGTGTGGTCGGCGGTGGGCTCGTTCGGGGCGCTCCGCCTGCGCGTGGGCGACTCACGCACGCTCGGCGACGGGCCCGACGCCCCGCGCGTGACCGCCGCGCTCTCCGCGAACCGCACGGACGGCGACTTCACCTACGTCGACGCGCTCTCGCTCGCGAGCTCCACGCGGGCGGAGCGCACGCGCACCAACGCCGGCGTGGCCGCCGCGAACGGGCTCGTGCAGTGGTCTCTGCCCTTTCGCCTCTCGCCCACCGCGGCGAGGACCGCGCGCCTCACGGTCCTCACGCTGCTCCAGGCGCGTCGCCAAGGCCTCGCAGGCACCATCAAGGCGCCCACCACCACCGAGGCGCTCACCTCGACCCGCGCGCTCGCCTCGGTCGAGCTGGCGGCGCCCGCGTCCGCGGGCTCCACGCTGTTCGCGCGCGGGTGGGGTCGCCACAACCACCTCGCCCTCCGGAGCCGCCCCGACGAGGCGCAGCTCAGCGGCACCCCGCTCTCCACCTCCGACACGATCGTCGCCCTCGGCGGCTCGGCCGGCCTCCGTGGCAGGCCCACACGCGGCGTGTCGGCGGAGGCGCGCCTCGACGGCGCCGGCGAGCGCTTCTCCCCTGGCACCTGGGTGGGCGCGCTCGCGCCAGGCGGCGCGACGCGGGCGAGCGCCGGCCTCGGGGCCGACGTCGAGGGGCGCCCCGCCGAGCGCCTCACGCTCACCGCGAGCGGCCGCGCGGATCTGTGGCACGACGCGGCGGCCGAGGGCGCGGGCGAGGACGCGGCGCGAGGCACGGGCCACCTCGGCGCGCAGGCCGAGCTCGGGGCGCTCACCCTCGCGGCGCACGGAGGTCACCTCGCGCGGGCCCCGGGCTTCGTCGAGCGCTACGGCAACCGGGGCGCGTTCTTGGGCTCGCCTGGGCTGCGCCCCGAGGCCGCCACCACACTCGATCTTGGCGCGTCGCTCGGGGGCCGCTTCCGGGACCTCACCACAAGCCTCGAGGTCGTGGGGTTCTCCACCTGGGCGACCGATCTCATCGTGTTCGTGCCGCAAGGCTTCTACGGGCGGGCCAAGGCCACCAACATCGGCCGGGCGCGGGTGCTCGGCGGGGAGGTCGACGCGCGACTCGAGTACGACCGCCTCCTTTTGCGTGCATCCTACACATGGTTGCGCACCGCGAACGACTCGGCCTGCGACGTCACCGCGCCCTCCACGGCGATGGGGTGCGCCGCGCCGCCGCTGCCCGGGCGACCCGGGCACGATCTCGTGCTCGACGTCGGCCTCCGCGTGGGCGCTGTGAGGCTGCGGTACGGGCTCGACGTGGTGGCCGACCTCGCCGCCGATCTCACCGGCGCGGTGCGCGTGCCGCCGCGCGCGCTGCAGAGCGTCGGCGCGCGGCTGCTCGTGGGCGACGCCACGGGGCGCCCTGGCCTCGATGGGCTCACCCTCGCGCTCGACGTCTCGAACCTCGCCGATCTCCGCACCGCGTCCTACGCCGGCGTGCTCGGCCCGGTGGAGGAGCCCATCGGCGATCTCTACGAGTACCCGCTGCCGGGCCGCGCGTTCTTGCTCTCCGCCCGCTTCACCGCGGGGGCCGGTCGCGAGAGGGCTATTCGCGTGCGCAGTAGTCCCGGTCCCGCCCGCCCGGCTCCTCGCGCGCCGGGCCTCGGAGGTTCTTCCCGTGACCCGCATGTCGCGCTAGCGTCCGACGCCCCATGA
- a CDS encoding site-2 protease family protein, producing MRIGSYILTILGLALLMVVHEAGHYFVARYFGMRVEKFSIGFGPTLWKHKPKGSPTTFQIGLIPFLAYVKIAGMNPYEEIDPDDATSYANAKLRARFATISAGSIANYLFASVFLFCGYMLGGQRVIDESSMRVSVHEDGPAAKVGIRNGDKIIAVNGELIKDWKDLTRHIGPHPGEEIDVEIERAGARLHMRPTPNKDGENPGKIMVGPETRVVPVSVGEAAVLSVKGPPKVVVGFVQGMARMLTFKEKPQVSSVVGIVKDMSATVRESIDEGLRQFGALSAYIGAFNLLPFPALDGGRMIFLAYEGISRRKADAKMEAKVHVVGLVMFFMLFLFATYSDIFVKK from the coding sequence ATGAGGATCGGCTCGTACATCTTGACGATACTCGGGCTCGCCCTCCTGATGGTCGTGCACGAGGCCGGACATTACTTCGTCGCGCGGTACTTCGGCATGCGGGTCGAGAAGTTCTCGATCGGGTTCGGGCCCACGTTGTGGAAGCACAAGCCGAAGGGCAGCCCCACCACCTTTCAGATCGGCCTCATCCCATTCCTCGCCTACGTGAAGATCGCGGGCATGAACCCGTACGAGGAGATCGATCCCGACGACGCCACGAGCTACGCGAACGCGAAGCTCCGCGCCCGCTTCGCGACCATTTCCGCGGGCTCGATCGCCAACTACCTGTTCGCCTCGGTGTTTCTCTTTTGTGGGTACATGCTCGGAGGCCAGCGCGTGATCGACGAGTCGAGCATGCGCGTCAGCGTCCACGAGGACGGCCCCGCGGCGAAGGTGGGCATCCGCAACGGCGACAAGATCATCGCCGTGAACGGCGAGCTCATCAAAGACTGGAAGGACCTCACCCGTCACATCGGCCCGCACCCCGGCGAGGAGATCGACGTCGAGATCGAGCGCGCGGGCGCCCGCCTCCACATGCGCCCGACGCCCAACAAGGACGGCGAGAACCCGGGGAAGATCATGGTTGGCCCGGAGACACGCGTCGTGCCGGTCTCGGTCGGTGAGGCCGCGGTCCTCAGCGTGAAGGGCCCGCCGAAGGTGGTGGTCGGCTTCGTCCAGGGGATGGCGCGCATGCTCACCTTCAAGGAGAAGCCGCAGGTGAGCAGCGTGGTGGGCATCGTGAAGGACATGAGCGCCACGGTGCGCGAGAGCATCGACGAGGGCCTGCGGCAGTTCGGCGCGCTCTCCGCCTACATCGGCGCGTTCAACCTGCTGCCCTTCCCCGCGCTCGACGGGGGCCGGATGATCTTCCTCGCCTACGAGGGCATCTCGCGCCGCAAGGCCGACGCGAAGATGGAGGCCAAGGTCCACGTCGTGGGCCTCGTCATGTTCTTCATGCTGTTCTTGTTCGCGACCTACAGCGACATCTTCGTGAAGAAGTAG
- the proC gene encoding pyrroline-5-carboxylate reductase, with translation MRENKVGFIGGGNMAEALVRGLLHSKVKVPDDIWVSDVKPERLAHLEADHGVHTTVDNHALVRACGVVVVSVKPQVVDKVLAAIAPDVGPETLIVSVAAGVPIAAIEARLPGARVVRTMPNTPATALAGATAVAAGTLSTDDDVATARALFEAVGRVVVLDEAQLDAVTGLSGSGPAYVMLIIEALADGGVKVGLHRDTALLLAAQTVYGSAKLLLETGEHPGRLKDMVTSPGGTAIAGLHTLESGALRKTLIDAVETATARAAQLGEQMSRKMGVPPRE, from the coding sequence ATGCGTGAAAATAAGGTGGGTTTCATCGGCGGCGGCAACATGGCCGAGGCGCTCGTGCGAGGGCTGTTGCATTCGAAAGTAAAGGTGCCTGACGACATCTGGGTGAGCGACGTGAAGCCCGAGCGGCTCGCGCACCTCGAGGCCGATCACGGGGTGCACACCACCGTCGACAACCACGCCCTCGTGCGCGCCTGCGGCGTCGTCGTGGTGTCCGTGAAGCCTCAGGTCGTCGACAAGGTGCTCGCCGCGATCGCGCCCGACGTCGGGCCCGAGACCCTCATCGTCTCCGTCGCGGCCGGCGTGCCGATCGCCGCGATCGAGGCGCGTCTCCCCGGCGCGCGCGTCGTGCGCACCATGCCGAACACTCCCGCCACGGCGCTCGCGGGCGCCACCGCGGTCGCCGCGGGCACGCTCTCCACGGACGACGACGTGGCCACCGCCCGCGCGCTGTTCGAGGCGGTCGGCCGGGTGGTGGTGCTCGACGAGGCCCAGCTCGACGCGGTGACGGGGCTCTCGGGCAGCGGCCCGGCCTACGTGATGCTCATCATCGAGGCCCTCGCCGACGGCGGCGTGAAGGTGGGGCTCCACCGCGACACCGCGCTGCTCCTCGCCGCGCAGACCGTGTACGGCTCGGCCAAGCTGCTGCTCGAGACCGGCGAGCACCCGGGCCGCCTGAAGGACATGGTCACGAGCCCGGGCGGCACGGCGATCGCCGGGCTCCACACGCTCGAGTCCGGCGCCCTCCGCAAGACCCTCATCGACGCGGTCGAGACCGCCACGGCGCGGGCCGCCCAGCTCGGTGAGCAGATGTCGCGCAAGATGGGCGTGCCGCCCCGCGAGTAG
- a CDS encoding nuclear transport factor 2 family protein produces the protein MHPNAALLHRFYEGFQRRDAEAMAACYAPEVVFTDPAFGELRGARAGNMWRMLTGRAADLVVTFRDVEADERAGRAHWEATYTFSATGRKVHNVIDATFAFEGGLVARHADVFDFWRWSRMALGPAGLLLGWTPILSNKVRAQANRGLDAFERGLREQA, from the coding sequence ATGCACCCCAACGCCGCGCTGCTCCACCGCTTCTACGAGGGTTTCCAGCGTCGCGACGCCGAGGCGATGGCCGCGTGCTACGCCCCCGAGGTGGTCTTCACCGACCCCGCGTTTGGCGAGCTGCGTGGGGCGCGTGCGGGGAACATGTGGCGGATGCTCACGGGCCGCGCCGCCGATCTCGTCGTCACGTTCCGGGACGTCGAGGCCGACGAGCGCGCGGGCCGCGCCCACTGGGAGGCGACCTACACGTTCTCCGCGACGGGCCGGAAGGTCCACAACGTGATCGACGCGACCTTCGCCTTCGAGGGCGGGCTCGTCGCGCGCCACGCCGACGTCTTCGACTTCTGGCGGTGGTCACGCATGGCGCTCGGCCCGGCGGGGCTCCTCTTGGGTTGGACGCCGATCCTCTCGAACAAGGTCCGGGCTCAGGCGAACCGCGGCCTCGACGCGTTCGAGCGCGGGCTACGCGAGCAGGCCTGA
- a CDS encoding DUF4412 domain-containing protein: MRAARLARFAALLGLALVVQAAGCKKKTDTPSPLSGVFEGTLSVRFDSKSGEPPLDLDITLKRDNVRVELPSSLTAGALGGGKAWGVFRAGEKRGFVAIAATKQAYVLDLEAAGDDLKKAVPAARGGLPGLPRTPRGASNVKRTGQKSTVAGVPCEDWELHHDGERALVCVADESASWLKLPSKALPDDIAFASELLDGKHFPLRVIAYEGTREASRIEVTKLLQRAVPDTDFQVPAGFTSIDVQQMLKVGAPGGPAAMPGLLPPGLTGLEDMPIPGSPGMPLNFPAQPAPLPTQKK; the protein is encoded by the coding sequence ATGAGGGCCGCGCGCCTCGCGCGCTTCGCCGCGCTGCTCGGCCTCGCGCTCGTCGTGCAGGCGGCGGGGTGCAAGAAGAAGACCGATACTCCGTCTCCCCTCAGCGGGGTGTTCGAAGGGACGCTCAGCGTGCGCTTCGACTCCAAGTCCGGAGAGCCGCCGCTCGACCTCGACATCACGCTGAAGAGGGACAACGTGCGCGTCGAGCTGCCGAGCTCGCTCACCGCGGGCGCGCTCGGCGGCGGCAAGGCGTGGGGGGTGTTCCGCGCGGGCGAGAAGAGAGGGTTCGTCGCGATCGCGGCGACGAAGCAGGCGTACGTGCTCGACCTCGAGGCGGCGGGCGACGACCTCAAGAAGGCGGTCCCGGCCGCCCGCGGGGGGCTCCCCGGGCTGCCCCGCACCCCGCGGGGAGCGTCGAACGTGAAGCGCACGGGCCAGAAGAGCACCGTCGCGGGCGTGCCCTGCGAGGACTGGGAGCTGCACCACGACGGTGAGCGCGCGCTCGTGTGCGTGGCCGACGAGAGCGCGTCGTGGCTCAAGCTGCCCTCGAAGGCCCTCCCTGACGACATCGCGTTCGCGTCCGAGCTGCTCGACGGCAAGCACTTCCCGCTGCGCGTGATTGCCTACGAGGGCACGCGAGAGGCGAGCCGCATCGAGGTCACTAAGCTCCTGCAGCGCGCGGTCCCCGACACCGATTTCCAAGTGCCCGCGGGGTTCACCTCGATCGACGTCCAGCAGATGCTCAAGGTCGGCGCCCCCGGGGGCCCGGCGGCGATGCCGGGGCTCTTGCCGCCCGGGCTCACGGGCCTCGAGGACATGCCCATCCCCGGGAGCCCTGGAATGCCGTTGAACTTCCCGGCGCAGCCCGCCCCGCTGCCCACACAAAAGAAGTAG
- a CDS encoding glutamine--tRNA ligase/YqeY domain fusion protein, which produces MSEPLPPEATPSLPSLPSLPSPPSAASAQADRPSDNPGNFIHELVQADVAAGKHQGRVLTRFPPEPNGYLHVGHAKSICLNFGLAESFRGTCNMRFDDTNPEAEDVEYVESILADVKWLGFSWEGEPKYASDYFEQLYGFAVKMIEAGTAYVDSRSLEEIRETRGDFHKVGVDSPFRARSVAENKDLFARMRAGEFADGAHVLRAKGDMASPDVKMRDPVMYRIRRAHHHRTKDVWCIYPMYDWAHGQSDYLEGITHSVCTLEFINHRPLYHWFLDQVGAGDERPQQLEFARLNLTYTVLSKRKLQELVAKNVVRGWDDPRMPTLAGMRRRGVTPEALRALCDRVGVAKSDSLVDVALFEHALREDLNARSRRVMAVLRPLKITLVNFPEGETLTFDAPFNPDDPDGPRRPLPLTRELFIERDDFMETPPKKFFRLSPGTEVRLRYACIIKCVGVKKDANGEVVEVLCEWDPESKGGTPADGRKVKSTLHWVSAAHALTAEVRLYDRLFSVENPLGDKDKSFLDHVNPASLEVVADAKLEPSLAERDAGDRVQFERVGYFCKDPDSKAGAPVYNRTIGLKDSWAKVAGPAPGAKGGGQ; this is translated from the coding sequence ATGTCCGAGCCCCTTCCCCCCGAGGCCACGCCGAGCCTGCCCAGCCTGCCCAGCCTGCCCAGCCCGCCCAGCGCGGCGAGCGCGCAGGCTGACCGCCCGAGCGACAACCCTGGAAACTTCATCCACGAGCTCGTCCAGGCCGACGTCGCCGCGGGCAAGCACCAGGGCCGCGTCCTCACGCGCTTCCCCCCCGAGCCGAACGGTTATCTCCACGTCGGCCACGCGAAGTCGATCTGCCTGAACTTCGGGCTCGCGGAGTCGTTCCGCGGCACGTGCAACATGCGCTTCGACGACACGAACCCCGAGGCCGAGGACGTGGAGTACGTCGAGTCGATCCTCGCCGACGTGAAGTGGCTCGGCTTCTCGTGGGAAGGCGAGCCCAAGTACGCCTCCGACTACTTCGAACAGCTCTACGGCTTCGCCGTGAAGATGATCGAGGCCGGGACGGCGTACGTCGACAGCCGCTCCCTCGAGGAGATCCGAGAGACCCGGGGCGACTTCCACAAGGTGGGCGTCGATAGCCCCTTTCGGGCGCGCTCGGTCGCCGAGAACAAGGACCTCTTCGCGCGCATGCGCGCGGGCGAGTTCGCCGACGGCGCCCACGTGCTGCGCGCCAAGGGCGACATGGCCTCCCCCGACGTGAAGATGCGCGATCCGGTGATGTACCGCATTCGCCGCGCTCACCATCACCGCACGAAAGATGTATGGTGCATCTATCCCATGTACGACTGGGCGCACGGGCAGTCGGACTACCTCGAGGGCATCACGCACTCGGTGTGCACGCTCGAGTTCATCAACCACCGGCCGCTCTACCACTGGTTCCTCGACCAAGTGGGCGCCGGCGACGAGCGTCCGCAGCAGCTCGAGTTCGCTCGCCTGAACCTCACTTACACGGTGCTGTCGAAGCGCAAGCTCCAGGAGCTCGTCGCGAAGAACGTCGTGAGGGGGTGGGACGATCCGCGCATGCCAACGCTCGCGGGGATGCGCCGCCGTGGGGTCACGCCCGAGGCGCTCCGCGCGCTCTGCGATCGCGTGGGGGTGGCCAAGAGCGACTCGCTCGTCGACGTGGCGCTCTTCGAGCACGCGCTCCGCGAGGACCTGAACGCGCGCTCGCGTAGGGTGATGGCCGTGCTGCGGCCGCTCAAGATCACGCTCGTGAACTTCCCCGAAGGGGAGACCCTCACGTTCGACGCGCCGTTCAACCCGGACGATCCCGACGGCCCCCGCCGCCCGCTGCCGCTCACGCGCGAGCTCTTCATCGAGCGCGACGACTTCATGGAGACCCCGCCGAAGAAGTTCTTTCGCCTCTCCCCCGGCACCGAGGTGCGCCTCCGCTACGCGTGCATCATCAAGTGTGTAGGCGTGAAGAAGGACGCGAACGGCGAGGTCGTCGAGGTGCTCTGCGAGTGGGATCCGGAGTCGAAGGGCGGCACTCCGGCCGACGGCCGAAAGGTGAAGAGCACGCTCCACTGGGTGAGCGCCGCGCACGCGCTCACGGCCGAGGTGCGCCTCTACGATCGATTGTTTTCGGTGGAAAACCCGCTCGGCGACAAGGACAAGTCGTTCCTCGACCACGTGAACCCAGCGTCGCTCGAGGTGGTCGCCGATGCCAAGCTCGAGCCCTCGCTCGCCGAGCGGGACGCCGGCGATCGTGTGCAGTTCGAGCGCGTCGGGTATTTCTGCAAAGACCCAGACTCCAAAGCAGGAGCGCCCGTGTACAATCGCACGATTGGGCTGAAGGACTCGTGGGCGAAGGTCGCCGGTCCCGCGCCCGGCGCGAAGGGCGGTGGCCAATGA